The window ATTTTCCACCTTCCATCGAGTTCTTCCGGCTTGTACTATAGATTGAACATTGGTTCTGTCTATTTTAAAATCAGTGATAAAAGAATTTTTATACAGAACCTCTTGTGTTTTGGTGTTAATGACGGTCAACTCAACCCAATTGACAGAAGGAGCGTCATCCCCCTGCTTGAGGGGTAAGTCATTAGCATAACGATAAGTATGAAGCTCGTGAAATTTTCCGTTCCATTTTCTTTGAGAACTTACTGTAATACCATCTTTCTTTTCAAGTTCGGCAACATACTGATAAAGGGTCGTATGTGAGGAGGGTTTGCAAATCAGGATAAAACGAAAACTGTGTGCCGATAATAAGTTGCAAAACGGCCCTCTGGAAAACAAATCGTCTCCCAGGATGATAACTTTTCGAGCCGATAAAGAAGAGTTCCGTTCAATCCAGCGCTTAGCAGCATTCAACTCGCAATCCTGTTTTGCTGAACCATCCTGAGGGGTGACGAATTCTGGTTCCAGAGCGATGACCTTGTTGTTGTCCGGTGCAGCTACCACCGGGGTAAGAACCTTATGGGAATAACTTACCGTTCCGTTGGAGTTACGAGCAACGGAACAGTTTTCACAATGTATTTTGGAGGAACGAAAAAATTCTGTACCATCTATCGGAACCAACAAATATTCATCCAGCACTCTATAACGATCCAAGTGTCCAGCACTTTCAAGCCGATCAAAAGTTTCTGAAAAAATTGGATAAAAATTATCAGAAGTAAGGGTGTCAAGAAGATTGCGGGTCTGATTGTCCGACATGATCTGTGTTATTCCGAACAAACTTTGAGCATTATTATGCCCGTGAGCCTGCTGCATTGCCCGCTGATGAGATAAGAATGATGGGGATTGGTTGAAAAACATGGAAAACGCACCTAACGCCGCATCCTTCATTGAATATGTGAGGTTTGGGCTGAATTTCCGGTAATCCGGGAGTTCATCAAATATGCTATGGATCTGATTGACAAACGTATCGAATGTTAATTCTTTGGTATTTGAAGGCATAAGCAGAGGACTCGTGTGATATTGATCATGCCTTTCAATAACACATA is drawn from Candidatus Electrothrix aestuarii and contains these coding sequences:
- a CDS encoding ISNCY family transposase → MKDAALGAFSMFFNQSPSFLSHQRAMQQAHGHNNAQSLFGITQIMSDNQTRNLLDTLTSDNFYPIFSETFDRLESAGHLDRYRVLDEYLLVPIDGTEFFRSSKIHCENCSVARNSNGTVSYSHKVLTPVVAAPDNNKVIALEPEFVTPQDGSAKQDCELNAAKRWIERNSSLSARKVIILGDDLFSRGPFCNLLSAHSFRFILICKPSSHTTLYQYVAELEKKDGITVSSQRKWNGKFHELHTYRYANDLPLKQGDDAPSVNWVELTVINTKTQEVLYKNSFITDFKIDRTNVQSIVQAGRTRWKVENENNNILKTKGYHLEHNFGHGNKFLSNTLLTLNLVAFLAHTFLELVDTKYKAVRSVLSVRKTFFNDLKALTRYLFFNSWSQLIDFMFKQLEIKNLST